The following proteins come from a genomic window of Gossypium raimondii isolate GPD5lz chromosome 5, ASM2569854v1, whole genome shotgun sequence:
- the LOC105768327 gene encoding probable 2-oxoglutarate-dependent dioxygenase AOP1 — MSSTTQAMVPVIDFSNQNLKAGSPEWDLVKSQVREALEEYGCFEALFDPILELRKAIFGALQEVFDLPLQTKKLFVSDKPFRGYSCSPSAMFQSMAVDDAHIAENIEQCLTTSLWPQGNISFSKTLASFIQLTSELEKTILKMILESFGLEKYMDELTDIAKYQLRIMKYEKPKANEQTIGVPAHCDSNMMTLLYQNEVNGLEIQNKDGEWMNTKLSPNSFIVIIGECLCVWLNGRLSSPYHRVMMKGNEDRYSLGLFSSVRGGYMVKVPTELVDDKNPLLFKPHDHEEFLKYFSSDVAKGVVKSGAVKSRLKAYCAV; from the exons ATGAGCTCAACAACTCAGGCAATGGTTCCAGTCATAGATTTCTCAAACCAAAACCTGAAAGCGGGCAGCCCCGAATGGGATTTAGTGAAATCCCAAGTTCGGGAAGCACTGGAGGAGTACGGTTGTTTCGAGGCTTTGTTTGATCCAATCCTGGAGCTTCGAAAGGCCATATTTGGGGCTTTGCAAGAGGTCTTTGACTTGcctttacaaacaaaaaaactGTTTGTTTCCGACAAGCCCTTTCGTGGCTATTCGTGTTCTCCATCTGCTATGTTTCAAAGCATGGCGGTGGATGATGCTCATATTGCTGAAAACATTGAACAATGCCTCACCACCAGTTTATGGCCTCAAGGAAATATAAGTTTCAG TAAAACTCTAGCATCTTTCATTCAACTAACATCAGAGTTAGAAAAGACAATTTTGAAGATGATTTTGGAGAGTTTTGGGCTTGAGAAATACATGGATGAGCTCACTGACATCGCAAAATATCAACTGAGGATCATGAAATATGAAAAGCCAAAAGCCAACGAGCAAACCATTGGGGTACCTGCACACTGTGACTCTAATATGATGACCCTTTTGTATCAAAACGAGGTTAATGGATTGGAGATTCAAAATAAAGATGGTGAATGGATGAATACGAAGCTTTCCCCCAACTCTTTCATAGTCATAATTGGAGAGTGCCTTTGC GTATGGTTAAATGGTCGATTGTCTTCGCCTTATCATCGTGTCATGATGAAGGGTAACGAAGATAGGTATAGCCTTGGACTGTTTTCAAGTGTAAGAGGAGGCTACATGGTAAAGGTTCCAACTGAGCTTGTGGATGACAAAAATCCCTTGCTCTTCAAACCTCATGACCAtgaagaatttttgaaatatttctcCTCCGATGTCGCTAAAGGTGTTGTTAAATCTGGGGCCGTTAAATCTCGTCTTAAAGCTTATTGTGCTGTCTAA
- the LOC105768329 gene encoding probable 2-oxoglutarate-dependent dioxygenase AOP1, protein MKENISLLLPQRSFHHHRSNLKKTFKMLDHSALDCKTVASFTQLASELQKKILKMILESFGLEKYMDELIDSTNYQLRVMKYEKPKPSDSTHALAAHCDTNTMTLLYQNEVNGLQIQSKDGEWINMKPSPNSFIVLIGESLSVWLNGRLPSPSHRVMMKGNEDRYSLGLFTRPRGGYVIKVPNELVDDNNPILFKPHDHEEFLKFYYFEIAQAAVKPWGYISRLNAYCSV, encoded by the exons ATGAAAGAGaatatttctcttcttcttccacAAAGATCCTTCCACCACCATAGAAGTAACTTGaagaaaactttcaaaatgcttGATCATTCGGCCCTTGATTG CAAAACTGTGGCGTCTTTCACTCAACTAGCATCCGAGTTacagaagaaaattttgaagatgatTTTGGAGAGTTTTGGACTTGAGAAATACATGGATGAGCTCATTGACTCCACAAACTATCAACTGAGGGTCATGAAATATGAAAAGCCAAAACCAAGT GATTCAACCCATGCGTTAGCTGCGCACTGTGACACTAATACGATGACCCTTTTGTATCAAAACGAGGTTAATGGACTACAGATTCAAAGCAAAGATGGTGAATGGATCAATATGAAGCCTTCACCCAACTCTTTCATAGTCTTGATTGGAGAGTCCCTTAGC GTATGGTTAAATGGTCGATTGCCTTCGCCTTCTCATCGTGTCATGATGAAGGGTAACGAAGATAGGTATAGCTTGGGACTATTTACAAGGCCAAGAGGAGGCTACGTAATAAAGGTTCCAAATGAGCTTGTCGATGACAACAATCCCATTCTTTTCAAACCTCATGACCAtgaagaatttttgaaattttattacttcGAAATCGCTCAAGCAGCTGTTAAACCTTGGGGTTATATATCTCGTCTTAATGCTTATTGTAGTGTCTAA
- the LOC128041293 gene encoding uncharacterized protein LOC128041293 produces MEILRSSSIFIILLVFVPALIQTKADSVYCSNPRSRCYGKYIECPYECPSTSYGNYKAKVCHVNCDSPVCKSYCKHRKPDCNGPGSACYDPRFIGGDGIVFYFHGKSNEHFSLVSDTNLQINGRFIGHRPAGRTRDFTWIQALGILFNSHSFSLEAIKSATWNDEVDHLKFSYNGEDLIVPEGALSSWYSPEKDVKVERVANKNSVIVTLKDSAEIMVNVVPVTKEDDKIHNYKVPSDDCFAHLEVQFRFFALSPKVDGVLGRTYQPDFQNPAKPGVAMPVVGGEDKYRTTQLLSANCFTCLYSPENSSNQEMTSVTEYLTLDCTRGASAGYGIVCKK; encoded by the exons ATGGAGATTCTAAGAAGCAGctctatttttatcattttgctCGTCTTTGTGCCAGCTCTGATTCAAACAAAAGCAGATTCTGTGTATTGCAGTAATCCAAGAAGCCGATGCTATGGAAAATACATAGAATGCCCCTATGAATGTCCAAGCACTAGCTATGGCAATTACAAAGCTAAAGTCTGTCATGTTAACTGTGATTCACCCGTCTGCAAATCTTATTGTAAAC ATCGTAAACCAGACTGTAATGGTCCTGGATCAGCTTGTTACGATCCTCGTTTCATTGGTGGTGATGGCATTGTGTTTTATTTCCATGGAAAGAGCAATGAGCATTTCAGCTTGGTGTCCGATACCAATCTCCAAATCAACGGTCGCTTCATCGGTCATCGTCCCGCTGGTCGAACCAGGGACTTCACTTGGATTCAAGCGCTTGGGATCTTATTCAACTCTCATTCTTTCTCCCTTGAAGCCATCAAATCTGCAACATGGAACGATGAAGTGGACCATTTAAAGTTCAGTTACAACGGAGAGGATTTAATTGTCCCAGAAGGGGCTTTGTCCAGTTGGTATTCACCTGAAAAAGATGTGAAAGTCGAAAGAGTTGCAAATAAGAACAGTGTGATTGTAACATTGAAAGATAGTGCAGAGATTATGGTGAATGTGGTTCCTGTGACAAAAGAAGATGATAAAATCCATAACTACAAAGTACCATCTGATGATTGCTTTGCTCACTTGGAAGTTCAGTTTAGGTTCTTTGCCCTTTCACCTAAGGTGGATGGGGTGCTCGGCAGGACTTACCAGCCGGATTTCCAGAACCCGGCGAAACCCGGTGTGGCAATGCCTGTTGTTGGTGGTGAAGATAAGTATAGGACCACCCAACTTCTTTCTGCAAATTGCTTCACTTGTTTATACTCGCCGGAAAATAGTTCGAACCAGGAGATGACATCTGTGACTGAATATCTAACTCTTGATTGCACCCGTGGGGCTTCTGCTGGATATGGAATTGTTTGCAAGAAATAA
- the LOC105768328 gene encoding probable 2-oxoglutarate-dependent dioxygenase AOP1, producing MSSTTPAMVPVIDFSNQNLKPGSPEWDSVKSQVREALEEYGCFEALFDPILELRKVVFGALQEAFDLPLETKKLCVSDKPFRGYLNPRSGLFQSLSMDDACVAENIERCVTNTLWPQGNISFSKTLASFTQLASELEKIILKMILESFGLEKYMDELIDSTNYHLRVMKYEKPKTKDSTHDAHCDSNMMTLLYQNEVNGLQIQSKDGEWINMKPSPNSFIVLIGESLSVWLNGRLPSPTHRVMMKGNEDRYSLGLFTRPRGGYVIKVPNELVDDNNPILFKPHDHEEYLKFYYSEITQAAVKSGGYISRLKAYCSV from the exons ATGAGCTCAACAACACCGGCTATGGTTCCAGTTATAGATTTCTCAAACCAAAACCTGAAACCGGGCAGCCCCGAATGGGATTCAGTGAAATCCCAAGTTCGAGAAGCACTGGAGGAGTACGGTTGTTTCGAGGCATTGTTTGATCCAATCCTGGAGCTTCGAAAGGTAGTGTTTGGGGCTTTGCAAGAGGCCTTTGACTTGCCTTTAGAAACAAAAAAACTGTGTGTTTCCGACAAGCCCTTTCGTGGCTATTTGAATCCTCGATCTGGATTGTTTCAAAGCTTGTCGATGGATGATGCTTGTGTTGCTGAAAACATTGAACGATGCGTCACCAACACTTTATGGCCTCAAGGAAACATAAGTTTCAG TAAAACTCTGGCATCTTTCACTCAACTAGCATCAGAGTTAGAGAAGATAATTTTGAAGATGATTTTGGAGAGTTTTGGACTTGAGAAATACATGGATGAGCTCATTGACTCCACAAACTATCATCTGAGGGTCATGAAATATGAAAAGCCAAAAACCAAGGATTCAACCCATGATGCGCACTGTGACTCTAATATGATGACCCTTTTGTATCAAAACGAGGTTAATGGACTACAGATTCAAAGCAAAGATGGTGAATGGATCAATATGAAGCCTTCACCCAACTCTTTCATAGTCTTGATTGGAGAGTCCCTTAGC GTATGGTTAAATGGTCGATTGCCTTCGCCTACTCATCGTGTCATGATGAAGGGTAACGAAGACAGGTATAGCTTGGGACTATTTACAAGGCCAAGAGGAGGCTACGTAATAAAGGTTCCAAATGAGCTTGTCGATGACAACAATCCCATTCTTTTCAAACCTCATGACCATGaagaatatttgaaattttattactcCGAAATCACTCAAGCAGCTGTTAAATCTGGGGGTTATATATCTCGTCTTAAAGCTTATTGTAGTGTCTAA